In Flavobacteriaceae bacterium, the following proteins share a genomic window:
- a CDS encoding (Fe-S)-binding protein, whose amino-acid sequence MNYIPNIIFAIALILGVGYFIKNISKLRRNIKLGRDIDVSDNKSQRWKNMAMIALGQSKMVRRPIAGILHVIVYVGFIIINIEVLEIIIDGLFGTHRVFSSLGSFYGFLIGAFEILALLVFVSVIVFWIRRNIIKLKRFWKAEMKSWPKNDANYILYFEMVLMTLFLLMNATDIHFQEMNSGNTISQYITPLFSGVTEGTLHIIERSAWWIHILGILVFLNYLYFSKHLHILLAFPNTYYGSLKPKGEFNNLEAVTKEVMLMMDPNADPFAAPADDVEEEAPEKFGASDVQDLNWVQLLNSYTCTECGRCTSECPANQTGKKLSPRKIMMDTRDRLEEVGKNIDSNNGTFQDDGKQLLNDYITKEELWACTSCNACVEACPVSINPLSIILDMRRYLVMEESAAPVELNNMMTNIENNGAPWPYNQMDRLNWKDEA is encoded by the coding sequence ATGAATTACATACCCAATATAATTTTTGCAATTGCTTTAATATTAGGAGTTGGTTATTTTATTAAAAATATTTCAAAATTAAGACGAAATATTAAATTGGGGAGAGATATAGATGTTAGTGATAATAAATCACAGCGTTGGAAAAATATGGCAATGATAGCTCTCGGACAAAGTAAAATGGTACGTCGCCCTATCGCCGGAATATTACATGTTATTGTTTATGTTGGATTTATAATTATTAATATTGAAGTTTTAGAAATTATTATAGATGGTCTTTTTGGAACTCATCGAGTGTTTTCTTCTTTAGGAAGTTTTTATGGATTTTTAATAGGAGCTTTTGAAATTTTAGCACTTTTAGTATTTGTATCAGTAATCGTATTTTGGATACGTCGTAATATCATAAAGTTAAAACGTTTTTGGAAAGCAGAAATGAAAAGTTGGCCAAAAAATGACGCTAATTATATTTTGTATTTTGAAATGGTATTAATGACATTATTTTTGTTAATGAATGCAACAGATATTCATTTTCAAGAAATGAATTCAGGTAATACTATTAGTCAATATATAACGCCTTTATTTAGTGGAGTAACTGAAGGAACACTTCACATTATAGAACGTAGTGCTTGGTGGATTCATATTTTAGGAATTCTAGTATTTTTAAACTACCTATACTTTTCTAAGCATTTACATATTTTATTAGCATTTCCAAATACATATTATGGCAGTTTAAAACCCAAAGGAGAATTTAATAATTTAGAAGCTGTTACTAAAGAAGTCATGTTAATGATGGACCCTAATGCAGATCCATTTGCTGCACCTGCAGATGATGTTGAAGAAGAAGCTCCAGAAAAATTTGGAGCCAGTGATGTTCAAGATTTAAATTGGGTACAATTACTTAATTCTTATACTTGTACTGAGTGTGGTCGCTGTACTAGTGAATGCCCTGCAAATCAAACAGGTAAAAAACTATCGCCTCGCAAAATAATGATGGATACTAGAGATCGATTGGAAGAGGTAGGTAAGAATATAGATTCAAATAATGGGACTTTTCAAGATGATGGAAAACAGTTATTGAATGATTATATAACAAAAGAAGAACTTTGGGCTTGTACTTCATGTAATGCTTGTGTTGAAGCTTGCCCGGTTAGTATAAATCCATTATCCATTATCTTAGATATGAGGCGTTACCTCGTTATGGAAGAATCTGCAGCACCAGTTGAATTAAATAATATGATGACAAACATCGAAAATAATGGTGCACCTTGGCCTTATAACCAAATGGATCGTTTAAATTGGAAAGATGAGGCTTAA
- a CDS encoding MCE family protein — translation MKISREVRTAILVISGLLLLIWMYNYLKGDNLLNSSRTFHTVYNHVGGLAPSAPVLINGLTVGRVQSVNFVGDGSGKLKVTLTVDSDFKFSKNSIVELFDNGLLGGKAIQILPAFDNAENAEKGDYLEGSIKGGLTDLIGETVTPLQEKIQTIMVSADSTLTNINSVLDYETKNNLKNAIAELTTTITSFKETSKSLNNLIKNNEEKLSNTITNVEDISSNLSSITDSIASANLNETINGLKSTLNNFDKILASIENGEGTVGKLLKDEALYDNLAGASKQVEELLEDMKLNPKRYVHFSLFGKKAKQYDADGNEIKANNKN, via the coding sequence TTGAAAATTTCTAGAGAAGTCAGGACCGCCATATTAGTAATTTCAGGATTATTATTATTAATATGGATGTATAATTATTTAAAAGGAGATAATTTATTAAACTCTTCACGTACATTTCACACAGTTTATAATCACGTTGGGGGATTGGCACCTTCGGCTCCGGTATTAATTAATGGCTTAACAGTAGGTCGTGTACAAAGTGTAAATTTTGTTGGAGATGGCTCAGGGAAATTAAAAGTAACCTTAACAGTCGATAGTGATTTTAAATTTTCAAAAAATAGTATTGTAGAACTTTTTGATAATGGTCTTTTAGGAGGAAAGGCTATCCAAATACTTCCAGCTTTTGACAATGCAGAAAATGCTGAAAAAGGAGATTATTTAGAAGGTAGTATTAAAGGTGGGTTAACAGATTTAATTGGAGAAACTGTAACGCCATTACAAGAAAAAATACAAACTATTATGGTTAGTGCAGATTCTACTTTAACCAATATAAACTCCGTTTTAGACTATGAAACCAAGAATAATTTAAAAAATGCAATTGCAGAGTTAACTACTACAATAACTTCATTTAAAGAAACTTCTAAATCGCTTAATAATCTCATAAAAAATAATGAAGAAAAATTAAGCAATACTATAACAAATGTTGAAGATATTTCATCTAATTTATCAAGTATTACAGATTCAATTGCATCTGCAAACCTTAATGAAACAATAAATGGATTAAAATCTACCTTAAATAATTTTGATAAAATTTTAGCATCTATTGAAAATGGAGAAGGTACTGTAGGGAAATTATTAAAAGATGAAGCATTATACGATAATTTAGCTGGTGCATCAAAACAGGTTGAAGAATTATTAGAAGACATGAAACTCAACCCAAAACGTTATGTGCATTTTTCATTATTTGGAAAGAAAGCAAAGCAATATGATGCAGATGGAAATGAAATTAAAGCAAACAATAAAAATTAA